The sequence GGAGGAGCATGAGCAGTTTTGGCTTGTCCGCATAGGATATGCCCTGAGTTTCGGCGAACGTCCTCTCATCGGTATCCAGGTCGCAGGTGACGATCAGTACGGGGGTGGCGTCCCTCTTGGCGGCCATCTCCCTGAGGATCTTCATCGACTCGATGGAAGCATTGTCGAAAAGGCGTGAGGCAACGACGAAATACTTGCCCTCTTCGCTGATGCCCTCGAAGAACACTGCATCCTCAGAAACATCCATCCTTGTGACCTTGACCCCGATGCTTCCGAGCAGCTCTGAGACCAGGGACTTGAACCCGTCAAAGTCCAGGTCGTTGATGGCGTGCATTATGCGGTCATCCATCTTGCTGTCCAGCAGTTCGCTGAGATCGGTCATTGCGACACCCCCATGGAGCTCAGCATACGGTTGGCCAGCGGGCTCCGCAACTTGTCAGGTACCATCGACAGTGCCTCCTTCGCCCTCTCCATCTGACCGGTCTCGAGCAGGACTATGGCCCCCTGGACCACGAACGGAACGCTGTCTGGAGTGATCTGGTTCGCGATCAGCTCTTCGAGGATATCGACCGCCTTCTCCGACTCACCCATCCAATGTCCCAGGAGTGCAGAGTTCGCCTGCGCGATCCGCTCCAGCTTGGGGAATCCTGAGGAACGGGAATAGAATTTCTGAGCCAGTCCGGTATGCTTATGCAACAGTTCTAGGAGGTCCTTCTGATCGACCGCCAAGTATCTGGCCCTCGACGCCGACAGGGCGTACAAGTTCCCGATCCGGAGGCAGGCCTTTGCCCAGAACTCGGTATCGTACTCCAGGGTCTCGCAGTTCCAGATGATGGAGGATATGAGCTCTCTCTTGGGGATCCTTTCAAAACCGGTAAGGTGCAAGGGTATGCCGATCCCGTCCAGATACATATCAACGTACGAAGGCACACGTGATGTGTCCTGATCGGTCAGCATGGTCCGGAAGGTAAGGGCCGGCTCGGTGCCCTTGGAGAATTTCACTTCCGGCGATACCAGTGGTCCGATCATCATGGCGGCGCTGCGGGAAGAGACTAGACGCTGGTCCGCATTGGGGTCCATCAGCCTCGGGACGAGCGAAACGGGTTCCCCCAATCTCCCAAAACACTTACCGCACAACAACGACCCAGACTTGGTCGGAGAACCGCACACTACGCATCCCATGAAACCACCGATGAGGGAATGGGCGGGTAGGCATTTAGGATTATCCCTCGAACAGCGCACTGGAAGTGAAATGACGTAGGAGACTGGGGGTTCTGAAAATCGGAAAGGGGCCGCTGCACACAGGCCTAAGGTACTTGATCTGAGGCTCTCAGAGTCCCTTGGCCATATAGGGACCTTTTCGTGCATATCCCAGCGAGACGTAGTACCTGCGCACACCTACCCCGCTGGTCACGCGGAGGGCGTCATAACCATGGTCCTTCGCCCTCTGCTCTGCCAGTGAAAGCAGCTCCTTGCCAAAGCCGCGATGCTGAACGTTGCCGTCCTGCCCTATCTTGGCCATCAGCCCGAACACCTTCAGCTCCCGCACCATGGCTTCTGTGCCTTCGCCCCTCCTCAGACGGACGAAGCCGACCAGACCGTCCTGCTCAGGCAGCTCTAGAGAGATGAAATCCTCAATACCGCCCGAAGCCCGGTACGATTCGATCCTGAGCTCGACGTCCTTCCTCTCAAAGGCGGTGATGCCTTTGAGCCCGACCTCCCGGCAGCGGATACAATGGCAGGTTTCCCCCTTCTGCCTCAGCCTTGCTTCGGCCAGTTCCCTCAGGTGACCCTTGTCCACCCCGGCCTCGATCAGCGGGACCGGTATGTCCCTCTGTATCCGCTGTATCCTGGCCCATCGCGGGACCAGACGGAGCATCTCCGAAATGGTCTCGGTGGCCGCTTCAGTGTCGAGCGGCTGATATTCTCCGTTCAGCCACAGGTCGTAGAGTTTGGTGCCTTTCACCACCAGGGTAGGGTATATCTTGACCATGTCGGGACGGAACCGCTCGTCCTCGAACATCGTCCTGAACGATCCGACGTCCTTCTCCATGCTTGAACCTGGAAGTCCGGGCATGACGTGGTAGCAGACCTTGATCCCGGCGTCCTTTGCCACCTTGGTGGCATCGGTCACTGACGATACCGAATGACCCCTATTGACCGAGGACAGGATGGTGTCGTCGAGGATCTGCACACCGAACTCGACCCGGGTGGTCCCCAATCGGAGGACGTTCTCGCAAATCTCCGGCGTGAACTGGTCCGGCCGGGTCTCGATTGTCATACCGATGCACCTGTGCTCGGAGGTCTCATTCATCTCCTGTGCCTCCGTCAGTGTTGTTGAGACGATGCCGTTCAGACCATCGAAGCAGCGTTTAACGAACTCATCCTGGTACGCTCTTTCACGCGACGTGAAGGTC is a genomic window of Methanomassiliicoccales archaeon containing:
- a CDS encoding tetratricopeptide repeat protein, yielding MGCVVCGSPTKSGSLLCGKCFGRLGEPVSLVPRLMDPNADQRLVSSRSAAMMIGPLVSPEVKFSKGTEPALTFRTMLTDQDTSRVPSYVDMYLDGIGIPLHLTGFERIPKRELISSIIWNCETLEYDTEFWAKACLRIGNLYALSASRARYLAVDQKDLLELLHKHTGLAQKFYSRSSGFPKLERIAQANSALLGHWMGESEKAVDILEELIANQITPDSVPFVVQGAIVLLETGQMERAKEALSMVPDKLRSPLANRMLSSMGVSQ
- a CDS encoding tRNA uridine(34) 5-carboxymethylaminomethyl modification radical SAM/GNAT enzyme Elp3, producing MGETTEYHQKLLRMILDGEITDKDGLQRAKIELCRRYALPGVPRNSDTLALASEEEFPLVLNVLRRKPVRTLSGVAVVAVMTSPAPCPHGKCIFCPGGVDNNSPQSYTGKEPAALRGANFEFDPEQQVRGRMQQLETIGHGTEKVDLIIMGGTFTSRERAYQDEFVKRCFDGLNGIVSTTLTEAQEMNETSEHRCIGMTIETRPDQFTPEICENVLRLGTTRVEFGVQILDDTILSSVNRGHSVSSVTDATKVAKDAGIKVCYHVMPGLPGSSMEKDVGSFRTMFEDERFRPDMVKIYPTLVVKGTKLYDLWLNGEYQPLDTEAATETISEMLRLVPRWARIQRIQRDIPVPLIEAGVDKGHLRELAEARLRQKGETCHCIRCREVGLKGITAFERKDVELRIESYRASGGIEDFISLELPEQDGLVGFVRLRRGEGTEAMVRELKVFGLMAKIGQDGNVQHRGFGKELLSLAEQRAKDHGYDALRVTSGVGVRRYYVSLGYARKGPYMAKGL